The following are encoded together in the Melitaea cinxia chromosome 22, ilMelCinx1.1, whole genome shotgun sequence genome:
- the LOC123664360 gene encoding uncharacterized protein LOC123664360, protein MRSRSPCDSDSSRARLWKRKRDREEDTSDDTDDKSTAGKCHTARRGRGRPPTTGQYVGLAKAKADYLKQCERELELEAESEAIEISKRVRASRSNIFSEGGTVSGECSIIDLHRKAQEYVEAILTVTKISKNLKGTSKKALNESAEGIGEVLGALYHRTTNDEVRQLREANERLEAENVQLRSEISELRQSVADIRRELGSTSTPAPPANENGLIDRIMAGVGAMLDSRLAKLEESGRLLPEAPEARKGPPAASKKIATSPPQTGVTTLTPPANPAPKSASQSAKKTKKKKKAGAATQVAAPNEPRPLPPAPAALTEGWNVVARKGRKVGPPKNQPQPQNKGVPAKKPKTPKLRLPRSAAVQLTLLPGSTRTYAEVLGAIKADGLIASMGVETRYRVSQTGARRFELPGTGNKEKAEELARRIKAVVGKDVAVTRPEKCADLRVAGLDDSVTPQELAGVIAKAGGCAEESIKVGEVRQNFAGVGTAWVRLPVEAAKKVVDGRRLLVGFVSASVSLLKARPQQCYRCHEVGHVAAKCDKGVDRSGQCYRCGKEGHIRRQCTAEACCPICQAEKKPAGHSLVACPRNKAGRRKKAAPKNKTRAPPANRAGEVTMDTQL, encoded by the coding sequence ATGAGGTCGCGGTCACCGTGCGACTCCGACTCGTCTCGCGCTCGGCTCTGGAAGCGGAAGCGCGATAGGGAAGAAGACACGTCAGATGACACTGATGATAAGTCCACGGCAGGAAAGTGTCACACGGCGCGCAGGGGTCGTGGTCGACCGCCCACGACAGGGCAATATGTTGGCCTCGCCAAGGCCAAGGCCGACTACCTCAAGCAGTGCGAGAGGGAGCTCGAGCTTGAGGCCGAAAGCGAGGCCATCGAGATCTCGAAAAGAGTGAGAGCTTCGCGATCCAACATATTTTCGGAAGGTGGGACGGTGTCGGGGGAATGCTCGATCATTGATCTACACAGGAAGGCCCAAGAATACGTCGAGGCCATTCTCACCGTGACGAAGATTTCCAAGAACCTCAAGGGGACAAGCAAGAAAGCCTTAAATGAGTCCGCCGAGGGTATAGGCGAAGTACTCGGCGCCCTATACCACCGAACGACGAATGATGAGGTCAGGCAGCTGCGGGAGGCCAACGAGCGCCTAGAAGCGGAGAACGTACAGCTCCGCTCGGAGATCTCCGAGCTGCGACAGAGTGTAGCCGACATCAGGCGTGAGCTGGGCTCGACGTCCACTCCAGCCCCTCCCGCGAATGAAAACGGACTGATCGACCGCATAATGGCAGGGGTGGGCGCCATGCTCGACTCCCGCCTGGCGAAGCTGGAGGAGTCTGGCAGACTCCTGCCTGAAGCGCCTGAAGCGCGAAAAGGACCACCGGCGGCTTCGAAGAAGATCGCAACGTCGCCGCCGCAGACAGGGGTCACAACGCTGACTCCGCCAGCGAACCCGGCCCCAAAGTCTGCAAGTCAGTCTGCCAAGAAGacgaaaaagaagaagaaggcggGTGCGGCTACCCAAGTCGCTGCGCCCAACGAGCCTCGCCCCCTACCACCTGCTCCGGCCGCTCTGACGGAGGGGTGGAATGTGGTGGCGAGGAAGGGAAGAAAGGTGGGGCCGCCCAAAAACCAGCCCCAGCCCCAGAACAAAGGTGTGCCGGCTAAAAAGCCAAAAACGCCGAAGCTGCGATTGCCGCGATCGGCGGCGGTGCAGCTGACGCTGCTGCCGGGCAGCACGAGGACCTACGCGGAGGTCCTCGGTGCCATAAAGGCTGACGGCCTTATAGCGAGCATGGGCGTCGAGACTCGCTATAGGGTCTCTCAGACCGGCGCGCGCAGGTTCGAGCTGCCTGGCACCGGCAACAAGGAGAAGGCCGAGGAGCTCGCCCGGCGCATCAAAGCGGTCGTCGGCAAGGACGTGGCGGTCACCCGGCCGGAGAAGTGCGCCGACCTGCGGGTGGCCGGGTTAGACGACTCGGTCACTCCCCAGGAGTTGGCCGGCGTGATCGCCAAGGCGGGAGGATGCGCCGAGGAATCCATTAAAGTGGGCGAAGTGCGGCAAAACTTCGCTGGCGTTGGGACGGCCTGGGTTCGCCTGCCGGTAGAGGCGGCGAAGAAAGTGGTCGACGGGCGCCGCCTACTCGTCGGATTCGTGTCGGCGAGTGTGTCCCTACTGAAGGCGAGACCTCAGCAATGTTATCGCTGCCACGAGGTTGGGCACGTGGCAGCGAAGTGCGACAAGGGGgtggaccgcagcggccagTGCTACCGCTGCGGCAAGGAGGGGCACATTCGCCGGCAGTGTACTGCTGAAGCTTGCTGTCCCATATGCCAGGCGGAGAAAAAACCGGCTGGGCACAGTCTAGTTGCGTGCCCTCGCAATAAAGCGGGAAGGAGGAAGAAGGCGGCGCCCAAAAATAAAACCCGCGCGCCGCCTGCCAACAGAGCTGGGGAGGTGACAATGGACACCCAATTGTAA
- the LOC123664714 gene encoding uncharacterized protein LOC123664714 encodes DRRHGAMSFHLAQMLTGHGCFGRYLCRALGREPTSECHHCDAGAEDTAEHTRAVCPAWCEERAALSAAIGADLSLPAVVSAMVGSEENWSAVSSFCSAVMLRKEAAERERERDPNSLPS; translated from the coding sequence gataggcgacacggtgcgatgtcgttccacttggcgcagatgctgaccgggcacggctgcttcggtcgctatctgtgccgagcactggggcgggagccgacgtcggaatgtcaccattgcgacgccggcgccgaggacacggcggagcacacgcgcgcggtctgcccggcgtggtgcgaagagcgcgccgccctgtcggcggccatcggagcggatctctcgctgccggccgtggtctcggccatggtcggcagcgaggagaactggagcgccgtctcctccttctgcagcgccgtgatgctgcggaaggaggcggcggagcgggagcgggaacgggatccgaactcgcttccgtct
- the LOC123664362 gene encoding uncharacterized protein LOC123664362, which translates to METAMGSSDRESLPKGRRKRPSSSTFASGRDGSDTEAEGAGLAKINTARRGKARGTTAGPSREKFLKPAPVRPESTNLFTDNESDVGSLIVDDVVALNAQELRARAGEGLAVILEVARKSGNLKGEFVAKLKRSATDLSEVVDAFASRTEADEVRRLRAENRRFRIEIEAMKTELKAMRRGFAEAKTEAAANAAAAAAAAANASVAGPPATLPVAAMLEEFKHSLTCSLGDMMNVRLAQIEERLPPAPSVRPQLGAGGPRRPETAATTSAAPSTVAREETWATVVKRGKGKRKGKGKSSAPPSTPVVEGRTAAPAVKPTGKPAAASSARPAAKPTAKPTKQSGRPATKATVKAKFKAPKTAAVVVQLQPAAVEKGQTYDSIFRSAEDTVKLEELGIERILFRHTATGARMLEIPGSDKEEKADRLASRLREALSDVATVVRPVKTAQVRISGLDDTATPERVAAAVAKATSSDVGTVRVGAIRSGFGGMGSTVVACPVSVAKALTEGGRLLIGWSSVRVSALEALPMRCFKCMGLGHTRPKCPASVDRGNLCFKCGNAGHKVASCPEKTPRCVVCAEGGKPSGHIMCGRRCRPATSKGKGALGTRASRETASQTAADGVAPPAAAGEVEVVMSE; encoded by the coding sequence ATGGAGACGGCTATGGGGTCCTCGGACCGGGAATCTCTGCCAAAGGGACGGCGGAAGCGGCCCTCATCCTCGACCTTCGCGTCTGGGCGTGACGGTTCGGACACGGAGGCCGAGGGCGCGGGCCTCGCTAAAATAAACACGGCGAGAAGGGGAAAGGCGAGAGGAACCACGGCGGGTCCTTCCCGCGAGAAGTTCCTCAAGCCAGCACCTGTCCGGCCGGAATCGACCAACCTATTCACCGACAACGAGTCCGACGTCGGTTCGTTGATCGTAGACGACGTCGTTGCGCTCAACGCGCAGGAACTCAGGGCGCGCGCGGGCGAGGGACTCGCCGTAATACTAGAGGTTGCCCGGAAATCCGGGAACCTCAAAGGCGAGTTCGTCGCAAAGCTGAAGAGGTCCGCGACGGACCTGAGCGAGGTGGTCGACGCCTTTGCCTCTAGGACCGAGGCCGATGAAGTGAGGCGGCTCCGAGCGGAGAACCGCCGCTTCAGGATCGAAATAGAGGCAATGAAAACGGAGCTGAAGGCGATGCGGCGCGGCTTCGCCGAGGCGAAGACGGAAGCGGCCGCtaacgccgccgccgccgctgccgccgctGCCAACGCCTCAGTCGCCGGTCCACCTGCGACACTTCCGGTGGCGGCCATGCTAGAGGAGTTCAAGCACTCCTTGACCTGCTCGCTGGGCGATATGATGAACGTCCGGCTGGCGCAGATCGAGGAGAGGCTGCCGCCGGCTCCGTCGGTCCGCCCCCAACTGGGAGCTGGTGGACCTCGACGCCCTGAGACGGCGGCCACtacgtcggcggccccctccaCGGTTGCCCGGGAGGAAACCTGGGCAACAGTGGTTAAAAGAGGGAAGGGCAAGAGGAAGGGGAAAGGGAAGTCCTCCGCCCCTCCATCCACACCTGTAGTCGAAGGCCGGACTGCCGCCCCTGCGGTGAAGCCGACTGGCAAGCCAGCCGCGGCGTCGTCCGCGCGACCGGCCGCCAAGCCGACCGCCAAGCCGACCAAGCAGTCCGGAAGGCCGGCAACAAAGGCGACGGTTAAGGCCAAATTCAAGGCCCCGAAGACTGCGGCAGTCGTCGTCCAGCTGCAGCCGGCGGCTGTAGAGAAGGGTCAAACTTACGACTCCATCTTCCGGTCGGCTGAAGACACCGTGAAATTGGAGGAACTGGGGATCGAGCGCATCCTCTTCCGTCATACGGCGACGGGAGCGAGGATGCTCGAGATCCCCGGTTCCGATAAAGAGGAGAAGGCCGACCGGCTCGCCAGCCGGCTCAGGGAGGCCCTCTCGGACGTGGCCACCGTCGTCAGGCCCGTTAAGACCGCGCAGGTGCGCATCTCGGGCCTGGATGACACGGCCACTCCCGAGAGGGTGGCGGCGGCGGTCGCGAAGGCGACATCGTCCGACGTCGGCACGGTGAGGGTCGGGGCGATCCGCTCCGGCTTCGGCGGCATGGGCTCCACCGTCGTAGCCTGCCCCGTCTCGGTTGCGAAAGCGCTGACCGAGGGGGGCAGGCTACTGATCGGCTGGAGCTCGGTGCGAGTGTCGGCCCTGGAGGCGCTCCCCATGCGCTGCTTTAAGTGCATGGGGTTGGGCCACACGCGCCCGAAGTGTCCGGCGTCTGTCGACAGGGGCAACCTCTGCTTTAAATGCGGGAACGCGGGGCACAAGGTCGCCTCCTGCCCGGAGAAGACACCGCGCTGCGTGGTGTGCGCCGAGGGAGGTAAACCCTCGGGGCACATCATGTGCGGCCGCAGGTGCAGGCCTGCGACCTCGAAAGGAAAGGGGGCCCTCGGAACCCGGGCCTCCCGAGAGACCGCAAGCCAGACAGCCGCAGACGGCGTTGCCCCCCCGGCCGCGGCGGGGGAGGTGGAGGTTGTGATGTCTGAGTAA